In Synechocystis sp. PCC 6714, the following are encoded in one genomic region:
- the psbQ gene encoding photosystem II protein PsbQ, with translation MSRLRSLLSLVLVLVTTVLVSCSSPQVEIPTTYSPEKIAQLQVYVNPIAVARDGMEKRLQGLIADQNWVDTQTYIHGPLGQLRRDMLGLSSSLLPKDQDKAKTLAKEVFGHLERLDVAAKDRNSSQAKIQYQEALADFDAFLNLLPQAS, from the coding sequence ATGTCTCGTTTACGTTCGTTACTTTCCCTTGTTCTGGTTTTAGTAACTACGGTCCTCGTTAGTTGCAGTAGCCCCCAGGTGGAAATCCCTACTACCTATAGCCCAGAAAAAATTGCCCAGTTACAGGTTTACGTCAATCCCATCGCCGTGGCTCGGGACGGCATGGAAAAAAGGTTGCAGGGCCTAATTGCCGATCAAAATTGGGTCGATACCCAAACCTATATCCACGGGCCTTTGGGACAACTGCGCCGGGATATGTTGGGACTGTCTAGTTCTTTGTTACCGAAGGATCAGGACAAGGCCAAAACCTTGGCCAAAGAAGTGTTTGGTCACCTAGAACGGTTGGATGTGGCGGCCAAAGACCGGAATAGTTCCCAGGCTAAAATCCAGTACCAGGAAGCCTTGGCGGATTTTGATGCTTTCTTGAACCTGTTGCCCCAAGCTAGCTAA
- a CDS encoding prohibitin family protein, with product MGAVISAIAALASWTVFISVKNPDNAKIPKLLRPLVFCFALLMSALFLQQTLGRAVVVIPAGEVGVIETMGTVDATPLTSGVYFLNPLSKVVTYSTRLQDIKETVDTSSKEGLNFNIDVSLQYRLNPEKAGEVFSSLGNEEQQREIIISRFRSLIRENTAKYDLSSIYGGKRAEISLVLVQSMQEQLEPLGFVVEEALMRNVILPENIQKAIQAKVEVEQSNQKKELELISAKRDAERKIIEAQGVADSQRIVSQSLTDQIIKLKAIEATQKLAESPNTKVLIMGSGEGNLPIIMSDP from the coding sequence ATGGGTGCTGTTATCTCGGCGATCGCCGCTTTGGCCAGTTGGACAGTATTTATCAGCGTCAAAAATCCCGATAATGCCAAAATCCCCAAACTTTTACGACCCCTGGTATTTTGCTTTGCCCTATTAATGTCAGCATTGTTTTTGCAACAAACCCTGGGGAGAGCAGTGGTGGTGATTCCAGCGGGGGAAGTGGGGGTAATTGAAACCATGGGCACGGTGGATGCCACTCCTCTCACCTCGGGAGTTTATTTCCTCAATCCTCTATCAAAGGTAGTTACCTATTCCACCCGCTTGCAGGATATTAAAGAAACCGTGGATACATCTTCTAAAGAAGGATTAAATTTTAACATTGACGTCAGTTTACAGTATCGTCTCAATCCAGAAAAAGCCGGGGAAGTTTTTTCCAGCCTTGGCAATGAGGAACAGCAAAGGGAAATTATTATCTCCCGCTTCCGTTCCCTAATTCGGGAAAATACGGCTAAATATGATCTAAGCTCCATCTACGGTGGCAAAAGAGCAGAAATTTCCCTGGTTTTGGTTCAGTCCATGCAGGAACAATTGGAACCGCTGGGATTCGTGGTGGAAGAAGCCCTGATGAGAAATGTGATTTTGCCGGAAAATATTCAAAAGGCGATCCAGGCTAAGGTAGAAGTAGAGCAAAGTAATCAGAAAAAAGAATTGGAACTAATTAGTGCCAAAAGAGATGCGGAAAGAAAAATCATTGAAGCCCAGGGGGTAGCCGACTCCCAAAGAATTGTGTCCCAAAGCTTGACGGATCAAATTATTAAATTAAAAGCTATTGAAGCTACCCAAAAACTGGCGGAATCACCCAACACAAAGGTTCTAATTATGGGGTCGGGGGAAGGAAATTTACCCATTATTATGTCCGATCCCTGA